In one Candidatus Nitronereus thalassa genomic region, the following are encoded:
- a CDS encoding winged helix-turn-helix domain-containing protein, with product MDNHKDEMKDIVVGLEQRITAYETKVKDLKKKRERLNEEIATIEKYLELAKTLYRVEADKAKLASLSSQILTDETGNAPMPVTDVTDQSREILLGRSKYVGMNVSDAAYKILREAKRPMHAKELYQRLLDGGMQIRGKTPVTSVSTSLKRDPRFRKVAPNTFEGLDEQDRSLTRAV from the coding sequence ATGGACAATCATAAAGACGAAATGAAGGATATTGTAGTTGGCTTGGAGCAGCGGATAACTGCGTATGAAACCAAGGTCAAGGATCTAAAAAAAAAGAGGGAGCGGCTCAATGAAGAAATTGCGACCATTGAGAAATACTTGGAGTTGGCAAAAACCCTGTATCGAGTGGAAGCCGATAAAGCGAAATTGGCCAGCCTCTCGAGCCAAATCCTTACGGATGAAACGGGGAATGCGCCAATGCCGGTCACGGACGTAACTGACCAATCTCGGGAAATTCTCCTTGGCCGAAGCAAATACGTTGGAATGAACGTGTCGGATGCTGCCTATAAAATTCTTCGTGAGGCCAAGCGACCCATGCATGCCAAAGAATTGTACCAACGCCTTTTGGATGGGGGCATGCAAATTCGTGGGAAAACCCCAGTTACCTCGGTTTCAACATCGTTAAAGCGTGATCCACGATTTCGAAAAGTCGCGCCCAATACCTTCGAGGGTCTTGATGAACAAGATCGGTCCCTCACGCGGGCCGTGTGA
- the lipB gene encoding lipoyl(octanoyl) transferase LipB has translation MSKIPHFSQKTTGQLFSIPRLDYAVTRQFQWHICQERTANRRSDTMVLVEHEPIFTLGRTAKDEHFRTKLDSAQTHGIQTTKSERGGSVTYHGPGQIVGYPILKLRDYCSGPKTYMRMLEEVLIRVLAEWGIIGQRVEKFVGVWVADPKNSNGSLAKIAAMGVKITHGVTMHGFALNATVNLEPFQYIVPCGIENCQVTSMAEVLGRDPGIEKVRDQIANHFAEVFGIEWTEKITEIPFLLTDSSSRSG, from the coding sequence ATGTCTAAGATTCCTCATTTTTCTCAGAAAACCACTGGTCAATTATTCTCGATCCCCAGATTGGATTATGCGGTCACTCGCCAATTCCAATGGCACATTTGCCAAGAGAGGACGGCCAACCGTCGGTCGGACACCATGGTTTTGGTTGAACACGAACCGATATTCACCCTTGGCCGTACCGCAAAAGATGAACATTTTCGGACTAAGCTGGATAGCGCTCAAACACACGGCATCCAAACCACAAAAAGCGAGCGCGGCGGGTCGGTGACGTATCATGGGCCAGGGCAAATTGTGGGGTATCCGATATTAAAGCTTCGGGATTATTGCTCTGGTCCTAAGACCTACATGCGGATGTTAGAAGAGGTGCTCATTCGAGTGTTGGCGGAATGGGGTATCATAGGACAAAGAGTGGAAAAGTTTGTAGGAGTGTGGGTAGCTGACCCAAAGAATTCCAATGGGTCTTTAGCCAAAATTGCGGCGATGGGCGTAAAAATTACCCATGGGGTGACCATGCATGGTTTCGCTTTAAATGCCACCGTGAATCTAGAGCCGTTTCAATATATCGTTCCGTGTGGAATTGAAAACTGCCAGGTAACTTCGATGGCCGAGGTGCTGGGCCGTGATCCAGGAATAGAAAAAGTCCGCGACCAAATCGCAAACCATTTCGCAGAAGTGTTTGGAATAGAATGGACAGAAAAAATTACAGAAATCCCATTTCTTCTGACTGATTCTTCATCTCGTTCAGGATGA
- a CDS encoding SDR family NAD(P)-dependent oxidoreductase: protein MKSKVALITGGARGIGKGIALTLAAQGWAIALCYRTSQQDAEKTCQAIQALGGQALPIRSDVSDPNNCQALVQQVEAQWGRIDALINGAGPYHRINLFDETPEGWNEMFTNNLHPIFYLAKVVTPGMKTRKYGRIISFSMANADKMEAQPMVTAHYIAKAGILILTRTLAKMLAPEGITVNAISPGFIDSGSAPPGELDGMEKKIPAGYVGKVKDTISAVQYLLSEEARYVTGTNIHVSGGWGM from the coding sequence ATGAAATCAAAGGTAGCATTGATTACCGGGGGCGCCCGTGGCATTGGCAAGGGCATTGCCCTGACTCTGGCTGCACAGGGATGGGCGATTGCCCTCTGCTATCGGACCAGTCAACAGGATGCAGAAAAAACCTGTCAGGCAATACAAGCTCTTGGCGGACAGGCGCTTCCTATCCGTAGCGATGTCTCAGATCCCAACAATTGCCAAGCTCTGGTCCAGCAAGTTGAAGCGCAATGGGGAAGGATTGATGCTCTGATCAACGGCGCGGGCCCCTATCACCGAATCAATTTATTCGATGAAACCCCGGAGGGTTGGAATGAAATGTTTACTAACAATCTGCATCCGATATTTTATTTGGCAAAAGTCGTAACACCAGGGATGAAGACTAGAAAATATGGTCGCATTATTTCATTCAGCATGGCCAACGCCGACAAAATGGAGGCCCAGCCTATGGTGACGGCTCACTACATCGCCAAGGCGGGCATTCTGATTCTGACGCGAACGCTGGCCAAAATGCTGGCACCAGAGGGAATTACGGTTAATGCCATCTCTCCAGGATTCATCGATTCAGGGAGCGCTCCCCCCGGCGAACTCGACGGTATGGAGAAAAAAATCCCCGCGGGCTATGTTGGTAAAGTGAAAGATACCATCTCAGCAGTTCAATACCTGCTATCTGAGGAAGCACGATATGTCACAGGAACGAATATTCATGTCAGTGGCGGGTGGGGAATGTAA
- a CDS encoding TIGR04282 family arsenosugar biosynthesis glycosyltransferase, with product MPRSGKLSQSRRRGYNKRTDAPSGPAEDALIIFAKAPLPGQVKTRLCPPLTPDEAASLHGSMVMDVAEHTRDIRNLDRFLACTPSSEHGFFQTLAARYGVVLCEQVGNDLGQRMHNALAEVLSKGYRYALVIGTDIPTLSPKTYKDALFLLNKHDVVIGPTHDGGYYLIGLKQPSPQLFQEVPWSTETVCALTQSKAATLGLTVGQLPTERDLDTFSDLHGIMTETPRRKMSTRTTTVLQTLLQRHGQLS from the coding sequence ATGCCACGATCCGGTAAACTCTCCCAATCTCGACGACGCGGTTACAACAAACGAACCGACGCACCCTCAGGCCCCGCGGAAGACGCTCTCATAATTTTTGCCAAGGCACCTCTCCCTGGGCAGGTCAAAACTCGTTTGTGTCCCCCCCTCACTCCAGACGAAGCCGCCAGCCTGCATGGCAGCATGGTCATGGATGTTGCCGAGCATACACGCGACATCCGAAATCTGGACCGCTTCCTCGCCTGCACACCTTCATCAGAACATGGGTTCTTCCAAACATTGGCAGCTCGATATGGCGTGGTACTTTGTGAACAAGTCGGAAATGACTTGGGCCAACGCATGCACAACGCATTGGCAGAAGTTTTAAGCAAGGGCTATCGCTATGCGTTGGTCATAGGCACCGATATTCCAACGCTCTCCCCTAAAACATACAAAGACGCCCTCTTTCTGTTGAACAAACACGATGTAGTTATTGGGCCAACACATGACGGAGGATATTACCTCATTGGTTTGAAACAGCCGTCACCTCAGCTCTTTCAGGAAGTGCCATGGTCTACAGAGACAGTTTGTGCCCTTACTCAGTCCAAGGCAGCCACCCTTGGGTTGACCGTTGGACAACTCCCCACCGAACGCGATCTAGATACCTTTTCAGACCTTCACGGGATCATGACAGAAACCCCAAGGAGAAAAATGTCGACCCGGACGACGACCGTGTTACAAACACTTCTTCAACGTCATGGGCAACTATCATAG
- a CDS encoding TIGR04283 family arsenosugar biosynthesis glycosyltransferase, which produces MAASIAIIIPTLNEERVLPRTLQHLVPHQFNEVIVVDGGSLDRTMSVLTHHLTELNMVEIQVIETDRGRAKQMNAGAAAARSDILLFLHADTQLPDGCRSDIERVMSNPACVGGRFDVQFEKDRGWAWLISRMMNLRSRWSGIATGDQAIFVRREIFNYMDGYANIPLMEDIEFTKRLKQFGHVATLHAKVTTSFRRWEQRGALPTIIHMWTLRLLYWMGFNPHTLQQFYATIR; this is translated from the coding sequence ATGGCTGCATCCATTGCCATTATCATCCCGACCTTAAATGAAGAACGTGTCTTACCTCGGACCCTTCAGCACCTTGTACCTCACCAGTTCAATGAAGTGATTGTTGTCGATGGAGGAAGTCTGGACCGAACGATGTCCGTATTGACACACCATTTGACCGAACTCAACATGGTCGAGATACAAGTAATAGAGACGGATCGCGGGAGAGCGAAACAAATGAACGCAGGCGCTGCTGCCGCACGATCAGACATCTTGCTCTTTCTTCATGCGGATACGCAATTGCCTGATGGCTGTCGATCAGACATAGAACGAGTTATGAGTAATCCAGCATGTGTGGGGGGCCGCTTCGACGTGCAGTTTGAAAAAGATCGCGGTTGGGCCTGGCTCATCAGTCGGATGATGAATCTTCGTTCTCGATGGTCAGGTATTGCCACCGGAGATCAAGCCATATTTGTTCGGCGGGAAATCTTCAATTACATGGATGGGTACGCCAACATTCCCCTCATGGAAGATATCGAATTCACCAAACGACTGAAACAGTTCGGACATGTGGCTACGCTCCATGCGAAAGTCACCACATCCTTTCGACGATGGGAACAACGCGGGGCCCTCCCCACCATCATCCATATGTGGACCCTTCGATTGCTTTACTGGATGGGATTCAATCCACACACCTTGCAACAATTTTATGCCACGATCCGGTAA
- a CDS encoding 2'-deoxycytidine 5'-triphosphate deaminase produces the protein MAATPKHGILPDKHLKQLIQDGAINADSPIGQNQIQPASLDLRLGTKAYRLLSSFLPERSEISARLSVPDLYQSDLVMYEMDLTQGAILEKGHVYLVPLQESLALPPTIRGRANPKSSTGRLDVFTRVITDLNVGFDEIRPGYKGPLYLEIVPRSFTIRVQTGLALNQLRLVAGRPSVSDSQLKALHRSARLLHHNEDNAEGDQSLAARDMRVDQGLFLRIDLKGTDDQQNIVGYRAKKNSHIIDLTKIGYYSALDYWEPLYRHSNHTLLLEPEEFYILASKERINVPAGYAAEMVAYEAACGELRTHYAGFFDPGFGAGAGPRKGTQVVLEVRPHDVPFLIHDGQTFFKVLYEKMLDTPDEIYGSTIGSNYHQQGLTLSKHFKW, from the coding sequence ATGGCGGCTACCCCCAAGCACGGCATCCTGCCTGACAAACACCTGAAGCAGCTGATTCAGGATGGCGCGATTAATGCTGATTCCCCTATTGGCCAAAATCAAATTCAGCCTGCCAGCCTTGACCTGCGCCTAGGCACCAAGGCATATCGGCTACTCAGCAGCTTTCTGCCGGAGCGTTCAGAAATCAGCGCACGGTTAAGCGTGCCGGATCTTTATCAGTCTGACTTGGTCATGTATGAAATGGACCTTACTCAGGGAGCGATTCTTGAAAAAGGCCATGTCTATCTCGTTCCTCTGCAGGAAAGCCTGGCCCTCCCACCCACGATTCGTGGACGCGCCAATCCCAAAAGTTCAACCGGACGACTCGATGTCTTTACCCGCGTGATCACCGATTTGAATGTTGGATTTGATGAAATTCGACCAGGCTATAAAGGGCCACTGTACCTAGAAATTGTCCCACGATCATTTACCATTCGCGTTCAAACAGGATTAGCCTTGAACCAGCTGCGTTTAGTGGCTGGACGACCGTCGGTTTCCGATTCGCAACTCAAAGCCCTGCATCGGTCTGCCCGGTTGTTGCATCATAATGAAGACAACGCCGAGGGTGATCAGTCACTGGCCGCACGAGACATGCGAGTCGACCAAGGCCTGTTTTTACGAATTGATCTCAAGGGAACAGACGATCAACAAAATATTGTTGGATACCGAGCCAAAAAAAATAGTCATATCATTGACCTGACAAAGATTGGCTATTACTCCGCTTTGGACTATTGGGAACCTCTGTATCGCCATTCCAACCATACGTTGCTGCTGGAACCGGAAGAGTTTTATATTTTGGCTTCTAAAGAACGAATTAATGTCCCGGCTGGGTATGCTGCCGAAATGGTGGCCTACGAAGCCGCATGTGGAGAACTTCGGACCCATTACGCGGGATTTTTCGATCCCGGCTTTGGAGCAGGAGCGGGGCCGAGAAAAGGTACTCAAGTGGTGCTGGAGGTCCGTCCCCATGATGTTCCATTTCTCATTCATGATGGACAAACCTTTTTTAAAGTGCTGTATGAAAAAATGCTGGACACCCCTGATGAAATCTACGGCTCAACCATCGGATCGAATTACCACCAACAGGGTCTCACGCTTAGCAAACATTTTAAATGGTGA
- a CDS encoding KamA family radical SAM protein — MDDWKKVLAESVTKPKDLAKHLGVDPKEIEDVVGAYPMRITPTVLSTIKSPGDAIWKQVVPEAIEMDDFDAPDDPLEEDTDSPVPHLVHRYPDRVLLMVTNQCPIYCRFCTRKRLVGKPGFLKKGELDQAIAYLREHTEVRDIILSGGDPLLLPDHLIERILKALRTIPHLELIRFGTRVPGTLPQRITPELCAIVKQYHPIYMNLHFNHPDELTPEVKEACWRLADAGVPLGAQTVLLKDVNDDPEIMKRLMHQLLLARVKPYYLYMADLTKGTNHFRTTIETGLKIIQSLQGHTSGMAVPHFVIDAPGGGGKIPILPNEYLLDLDEKGAVLKNYENKTYHYPQPDQSRSRELPMVGASSMGGLCSQGAMDD, encoded by the coding sequence ATGGATGATTGGAAAAAAGTCCTAGCAGAGAGTGTCACCAAACCAAAAGATCTCGCCAAACATTTGGGCGTGGATCCGAAGGAAATCGAAGACGTGGTAGGGGCCTATCCCATGCGTATCACCCCCACGGTTCTTTCGACGATCAAATCACCAGGAGATGCCATTTGGAAGCAGGTCGTCCCTGAAGCTATTGAAATGGATGATTTCGATGCGCCGGATGATCCCCTGGAAGAAGATACGGATAGCCCAGTACCACACCTGGTGCATCGGTATCCAGATCGTGTTCTTCTTATGGTGACCAATCAATGTCCTATCTACTGCCGATTTTGCACACGTAAGCGTCTTGTCGGGAAACCCGGATTTTTGAAAAAGGGTGAATTAGATCAAGCTATCGCATATCTTCGGGAACATACGGAAGTGCGAGATATTATTCTTTCCGGGGGCGATCCCCTCTTATTGCCGGATCATTTGATCGAACGCATTCTCAAAGCCCTCCGCACCATTCCTCATTTGGAACTCATTCGTTTCGGCACCCGCGTCCCCGGCACGTTGCCGCAACGTATTACTCCGGAACTTTGTGCCATCGTCAAACAATATCATCCCATTTATATGAACTTACATTTTAATCACCCCGACGAACTGACCCCAGAGGTCAAGGAAGCCTGCTGGCGCCTTGCGGACGCCGGCGTGCCTTTGGGCGCACAAACCGTTTTGTTAAAAGATGTGAACGACGATCCGGAAATTATGAAGCGTCTCATGCACCAGCTCCTCCTTGCGCGAGTGAAGCCATATTATTTGTATATGGCCGATCTCACGAAAGGTACGAACCATTTCCGCACCACTATCGAAACAGGGCTTAAAATCATTCAGTCGTTACAAGGGCACACGAGCGGCATGGCCGTCCCGCACTTTGTAATCGATGCCCCTGGCGGAGGCGGAAAAATTCCTATTCTCCCCAACGAATATTTGTTGGATTTGGATGAAAAAGGCGCAGTCCTGAAAAATTACGAGAATAAAACGTACCATTACCCCCAACCCGACCAAAGCCGGTCGCGGGAACTTCCAATGGTGGGGGCCTCCTCGATGGGAGGACTTTGCAGCCAAGGAGCCATGGACGATTAA
- a CDS encoding glutathione S-transferase N-terminal domain-containing protein has translation MTLYHTEWCPECAVIRDKLSEFALEYESVIVPDMKPFRKQVFEVSGQYYVPVLVDGDTILTETDDILQHLDTYAPNT, from the coding sequence ATGACGCTATACCACACAGAATGGTGCCCTGAATGCGCCGTGATTCGAGACAAGCTTTCCGAGTTCGCGTTAGAATACGAAAGTGTGATTGTCCCTGACATGAAACCCTTTCGGAAACAAGTGTTTGAGGTATCCGGGCAATATTACGTCCCGGTCCTGGTAGACGGCGACACCATCCTTACGGAGACCGACGATATATTGCAGCACCTTGATACCTATGCGCCTAACACTTGA
- a CDS encoding EAL and HDOD domain-containing protein has protein sequence MSTILARQPIHDHQLSLFGYELLSRQIETDPQTAFDGEAATDTVMKKAFDEIGLDTLVGPNRAFINLTEKWVLSEECHSLPKDRIVLEVLEHVPPKQEVISALERLHDKGYTIALDDFVFHEDKVPFLELADIVKIDVLDKHPDYIKQQRDLVAPFKTKLLAERVESYDLYDSAKLWGFDLFQGYFFFQPGRVESTTLPSNQMTTLTLLSKLQDPDIEIEDVDQIIKQDMSLSFKLLDYVNSAHFSLPQKIDSIPLAARLVGLNQIKTWTILLSMVGVPNKPFELIVTSIVRAIMAEHLAVTMKVPDSEPYFTVGLFSVLDALFDLPMATIIQNIPLSEESQDALVFHEGMMGATLKCVLSYERGHWEGVNTLYLDANVIQESYFEALRITSNLWSLLR, from the coding sequence ATGAGCACAATTCTGGCTCGACAGCCAATCCACGACCATCAACTCTCCCTCTTCGGATACGAACTGTTGTCCCGCCAAATAGAGACCGATCCCCAGACGGCCTTTGACGGTGAGGCGGCAACCGACACTGTCATGAAAAAAGCCTTTGACGAAATCGGGCTGGATACCTTGGTGGGTCCGAATCGAGCATTTATCAATCTTACTGAAAAGTGGGTCCTCAGCGAGGAATGCCATTCGTTACCCAAAGATCGAATCGTGTTGGAAGTACTAGAACATGTTCCACCTAAACAAGAAGTCATATCTGCCCTTGAACGACTTCATGATAAAGGCTATACGATCGCACTTGATGATTTCGTGTTTCATGAGGATAAAGTGCCCTTTCTTGAACTCGCGGATATCGTCAAAATTGATGTCTTGGATAAACATCCTGACTACATAAAACAGCAAAGGGATTTGGTGGCCCCTTTCAAAACCAAACTTCTAGCGGAACGTGTGGAATCCTACGATCTGTATGATTCGGCAAAACTGTGGGGATTCGATTTATTCCAAGGCTATTTTTTCTTTCAGCCAGGGAGGGTTGAAAGCACTACACTGCCTTCCAATCAAATGACCACACTGACATTACTTTCAAAGCTCCAAGATCCAGACATCGAAATTGAAGATGTTGATCAGATTATCAAACAAGACATGTCCCTAAGTTTCAAATTGCTGGACTATGTCAATTCAGCACATTTCAGTTTGCCCCAAAAAATCGACTCTATTCCACTGGCCGCTCGTTTGGTGGGCCTCAATCAGATAAAAACGTGGACGATATTACTCTCAATGGTAGGCGTACCCAATAAACCGTTTGAACTTATCGTTACATCGATTGTACGCGCCATTATGGCTGAACATTTGGCAGTGACCATGAAAGTACCTGACTCTGAGCCTTATTTTACAGTTGGCCTCTTTTCTGTTTTGGATGCTCTATTTGATCTACCCATGGCAACTATCATCCAGAACATTCCCCTGTCTGAAGAAAGCCAAGACGCCTTAGTGTTTCATGAGGGCATGATGGGAGCCACACTCAAATGCGTGTTGTCGTACGAACGAGGACATTGGGAAGGAGTGAACACCCTCTATCTGGATGCTAACGTCATCCAAGAATCCTACTTCGAGGCTCTCAGAATAACCTCCAACCTATGGTCGTTATTAAGGTAG
- a CDS encoding CbbQ/NirQ/NorQ/GpvN family protein yields the protein MKGQELDIEQYRLTEEPFYEEVNGEIGLVTIASKSKMPVMLKGPTGCGKTRFVQHMAYKLGRPLITVACHEDLTASDLVGRYLLKGEETVWVDGPLTLGVKHGAIVYLDEIVEARKDTTVIVHPLSDDRRFLPIEKRGQMIEAVDDFMLVISYNPGYQSVLKELKQSTKQRFMAIEFTYPPADIEMRIIEKEAKVTKEIAQKLVKLGDKVRNLRNHGLEEGVSTRLLIYAGTLIQQGVPSEKACEAAVIRPITDDPDMHRSIQELVKAIF from the coding sequence ATGAAGGGGCAAGAACTTGACATCGAACAATATCGGTTAACCGAGGAGCCATTTTATGAAGAGGTGAATGGCGAAATCGGGTTGGTGACGATTGCTTCCAAAAGCAAGATGCCGGTCATGCTTAAGGGGCCGACTGGGTGTGGTAAAACGCGGTTCGTGCAACACATGGCTTATAAACTTGGGCGTCCGTTGATCACCGTGGCATGCCACGAGGATTTAACCGCTTCGGATTTGGTGGGGCGTTACCTGCTCAAAGGCGAAGAAACCGTCTGGGTGGATGGCCCTCTTACTTTAGGCGTAAAGCATGGCGCCATCGTCTATTTAGATGAAATCGTAGAGGCCAGAAAAGACACCACGGTGATCGTGCATCCGTTGAGCGATGATCGACGATTTCTTCCCATCGAGAAACGCGGACAGATGATCGAAGCCGTCGATGACTTCATGCTCGTCATTTCCTACAATCCAGGCTATCAAAGCGTCTTGAAGGAATTGAAACAGAGTACCAAACAGCGATTCATGGCCATTGAGTTCACGTATCCGCCTGCTGACATTGAAATGCGAATTATTGAGAAAGAAGCCAAAGTTACGAAGGAAATCGCGCAAAAACTCGTCAAGCTTGGGGACAAGGTTCGTAATCTACGCAACCATGGCCTGGAGGAAGGGGTGAGTACGCGATTGTTGATCTATGCGGGAACATTGATTCAGCAAGGTGTTCCGTCGGAGAAAGCCTGCGAAGCGGCGGTGATTCGGCCTATTACCGATGACCCAGATATGCATCGAAGTATTCAAGAGCTGGTCAAGGCCATATTCTGA
- a CDS encoding HAD family hydrolase, which translates to MPEPQNILAIVYDFDHTLSPHYMQDHTILRHAGIDPAEFWPSCTALIKERGYDQELAYMKRMLDYDSIRALSNNDLQAMGPDLTFFPGVPDFFEELNTIVHQPRYAEWDIHLEHYVVTSGLKAILEGSQIAKHVKAMFGCEFDEDQGHIHFPKRTISHTQKTQFLFRVNKGLLNLEQDVNDHMPEEARRVPFRHMIYVGDGPTDVPCFTVIKKNGGLAVAVYNPHDTTRKSFKKCYDLAHHADRVHFMAPADYQTGSQLRLILEQHIMEMADSMVERRRQAIEGTRVPAPPP; encoded by the coding sequence ATGCCTGAACCCCAAAACATTCTCGCGATTGTCTACGATTTTGATCATACATTGAGTCCGCATTACATGCAGGATCACACGATCCTGCGTCATGCGGGTATTGACCCTGCCGAGTTTTGGCCGAGTTGCACTGCGTTGATTAAGGAGCGTGGGTATGATCAAGAGCTCGCCTATATGAAACGGATGTTGGACTATGATTCGATCCGCGCGCTGTCTAACAACGACTTGCAAGCCATGGGGCCGGATCTTACGTTTTTCCCAGGCGTGCCGGATTTTTTTGAAGAACTAAATACTATAGTCCACCAACCTCGCTACGCCGAATGGGATATTCACCTCGAACATTATGTCGTGACCTCAGGCCTCAAGGCCATTTTAGAGGGCAGTCAAATTGCCAAGCATGTCAAAGCCATGTTTGGGTGTGAGTTTGACGAAGACCAAGGACATATTCATTTCCCTAAACGGACGATAAGTCATACCCAAAAAACGCAGTTTCTGTTTCGTGTAAATAAGGGGCTGCTCAATCTGGAGCAGGATGTGAACGATCATATGCCGGAAGAAGCTCGACGTGTGCCGTTTCGACATATGATATATGTAGGGGATGGTCCCACCGATGTGCCATGTTTCACTGTCATCAAAAAAAATGGAGGGTTGGCGGTGGCGGTGTACAATCCACACGATACGACGCGTAAGTCGTTTAAAAAATGTTATGATTTGGCACATCATGCCGATCGGGTGCATTTCATGGCGCCTGCAGATTATCAAACCGGCAGCCAGCTTCGATTAATTCTCGAGCAGCATATCATGGAAATGGCTGATAGTATGGTGGAACGACGACGCCAAGCCATTGAGGGAACTCGCGTTCCTGCCCCGCCGCCGTGA
- a CDS encoding radical SAM protein: MDSVLYVFLPCKKVYPTGITYLADFIHRRRPDVRQRILDLSLFPRSERQQALREVATEFKPELVCFSWRDIQIFSPHEGDASLEHAFNFYYSSNPLKRVAASFQGLHNLYRYYQDIRSNLSYPWLVHKEFHRSRIMIGGGAFTAFADQLIEKLPQGTLGILGEGEDAILKVLNGEPLTDERFIVKEKGVVQKGTKHAPAMLDSLTVDIPYLTSIFPQYKEYVGECIGVQSKRGCPYDCSFCLYPYIEGKRVRYRPAENVVKDIAQYYHQWSARRFWFTDAQFIPGKDAYPQCTEILERIIKEGLDIEWSGYVRTSMITADLGKLMVKSGVGDLEVAITAGSQKVLNSMHMGFKLEHLYDGCRHLKDAGFNGRVILNYSLNSPDETEETLLQSIESYKVVASILGENKVFPLMFFLGVQPNTDLEQRLLSEGYLSAGYNPLSLTPWNIKKMLYNPAPLNKLIAKACLTAWDRKHGSRDPRKWSGSLSQSATQDHGHEYADQSLSKGFETNSGRDALLTLEEILRSRKPHANATSTAAATPTNS, translated from the coding sequence ATGGACTCCGTCCTTTACGTCTTTCTCCCGTGTAAAAAAGTGTATCCCACGGGAATTACCTACCTGGCCGACTTCATTCATCGCCGCCGTCCTGACGTTCGACAACGAATTTTGGATCTCTCCTTGTTTCCACGGTCGGAACGCCAACAGGCACTCCGTGAGGTCGCAACTGAATTCAAACCAGAACTCGTGTGCTTCTCTTGGCGCGACATTCAAATATTTTCTCCGCATGAGGGCGACGCCTCTTTGGAGCATGCATTCAACTTCTACTATTCCAGCAACCCATTGAAACGTGTTGCCGCCTCATTCCAGGGATTACATAACCTATATCGCTATTACCAAGACATTCGCTCAAACTTATCCTACCCATGGCTGGTCCATAAAGAATTTCATCGCTCTCGAATCATGATCGGGGGTGGAGCGTTTACAGCCTTTGCCGATCAGCTCATCGAGAAACTTCCCCAAGGGACCCTTGGGATATTAGGGGAAGGGGAAGATGCGATTCTCAAGGTACTAAATGGAGAGCCGCTGACGGACGAACGATTCATTGTCAAAGAAAAGGGAGTCGTGCAGAAAGGCACCAAGCATGCTCCAGCCATGTTAGATTCTCTCACCGTCGATATTCCCTACCTCACCTCAATCTTCCCACAGTACAAAGAGTATGTCGGCGAATGTATCGGCGTGCAAAGCAAACGCGGATGTCCCTACGATTGCTCGTTTTGCCTCTATCCTTATATCGAAGGAAAACGGGTGCGGTATCGCCCGGCGGAAAACGTCGTGAAAGATATTGCCCAGTATTACCACCAGTGGAGTGCACGACGGTTCTGGTTTACCGATGCGCAGTTTATTCCCGGTAAAGATGCCTATCCCCAATGCACGGAAATTTTAGAGCGAATAATTAAAGAAGGGTTAGACATAGAATGGTCGGGGTACGTCCGGACCTCGATGATTACTGCAGACCTCGGCAAACTCATGGTCAAATCAGGAGTGGGGGATTTAGAAGTCGCTATTACCGCTGGATCTCAGAAAGTGCTCAACAGCATGCACATGGGTTTTAAGCTGGAGCATTTGTATGACGGGTGTCGGCATCTGAAAGATGCAGGTTTCAATGGGCGAGTAATCCTCAACTATTCGCTCAACTCACCGGATGAAACTGAGGAAACGCTGTTGCAGAGTATTGAATCGTATAAAGTCGTGGCGTCGATTTTAGGCGAGAACAAAGTGTTTCCCTTGATGTTCTTTTTGGGCGTGCAGCCGAACACGGATTTGGAGCAACGCTTACTTTCTGAAGGGTACCTCTCAGCTGGGTATAATCCGCTCAGCCTCACGCCTTGGAATATTAAAAAAATGCTATACAATCCCGCTCCCTTGAACAAACTGATTGCCAAAGCCTGCCTCACGGCATGGGATCGCAAACATGGAAGCCGCGACCCTCGAAAATGGTCCGGGAGCCTCAGTCAAAGCGCAACACAAGACCACGGCCATGAATACGCTGACCAAAGCCTCTCCAAAGGTTTTGAAACCAACTCAGGACGCGACGCACTGCTCACCCTCGAGGAAATTCTTCGATCAAGAAAGCCTCACGCCAACGCAACAAGTACGGCAGCAGCGACGCCAACGAATTCCTAG